The following coding sequences are from one Paenibacillus sp. JDR-2 window:
- a CDS encoding AraC family transcriptional regulator translates to MRLFDAFNSSQLICTYSGYKPANRHKWGPGVRDIYALHFIISGKGTLETNNQQYPLSTGDSFMIFPKTEIYYYPDPEDPWEYVWIEFKGDEAKRLIAMTGLESDKPVVAACPADLKPYFPQVVGADTRHFEKMRTEAQLRLLLSYYVEFYPREAQPIDYVQLAKEYIMINYWRTTLTVSDIVNAVSLERSYLFRLFKEASGMSVSGYMTAYRMERARELLMSSGLSIKSVACSVGYKDQLYFSKVFKKATSYTPSEYMTLHGHDQKH, encoded by the coding sequence ATGAGGTTGTTTGATGCATTTAACAGCAGTCAGTTAATTTGTACCTATAGCGGCTATAAGCCTGCCAACAGGCATAAGTGGGGACCTGGCGTACGTGATATCTATGCTCTGCATTTTATAATCAGCGGAAAGGGAACGCTGGAGACCAATAATCAGCAGTATCCGTTATCGACAGGCGATAGCTTCATGATTTTTCCGAAAACGGAGATCTACTACTATCCTGATCCCGAGGATCCTTGGGAATATGTATGGATCGAGTTTAAAGGAGACGAGGCGAAGCGGCTGATAGCGATGACCGGGCTTGAGTCGGATAAACCTGTAGTTGCCGCATGTCCGGCTGATTTAAAGCCATATTTCCCTCAGGTCGTAGGCGCTGATACGAGGCACTTTGAAAAAATGAGAACGGAAGCTCAATTGCGTTTGCTTCTTTCCTATTATGTGGAGTTCTATCCAAGAGAAGCTCAACCGATTGATTATGTCCAGCTGGCGAAGGAATATATCATGATTAATTATTGGCGGACAACCTTGACGGTATCGGATATTGTGAATGCTGTCAGCCTGGAGCGGAGCTATTTGTTTCGTTTGTTCAAGGAGGCTTCCGGAATGTCTGTTTCCGGCTATATGACCGCATACCGGATGGAGAGAGCCCGGGAGCTGCTGATGTCGTCCGGTTTGTCTATCAAGTCGGTCGCCTGCTCGGTAGGATACAAAGACCAGCTTTATTTCTCAAAGGTATTTAAGAAAGCAACGTCATATACACCTTCTGAGTATATGACGCTGCATGGCCATGACCAGAAGCATTAA